In Streptomyces sp. NBC_01707, a genomic segment contains:
- the glpK gene encoding glycerol kinase GlpK: protein MTDAHTTGPFIAAIDQGTTSSRCIVFDKDGRIVSVDQKEHEQIFPKPGWVEHDAAEIWENVQEVVAGAVVKAGITAADVKAIGITNQRETTLLWDKNTGEPVHNAIVWQDTRTDALCKELGRNVGQDRFRRETGLPLASYFAGPKVRWLLDNVEGLRERAERGDILFGTMDSWVIWNLTGGTEGGVHVTDVTNASRTLLMNLHTMAWDEKILASMDIPAAVLPEIRSSAEVYGTAKEGVLAGVPVASALGDQQAALFGQTCFSEGEAKSTYGTGTFMLMNTGETPVNSYNGLLTTVGYRIGDQKPVYALEGSIAVTGSLVQWMRDQMGLINSAAEIETLASSVEDNGGAYFVPAFSGLFAPYWRSDARGVIAGLTRYVTKAHIARAVLEATAWQTREITDAMTKDSGVELTALKVDGGMTSNNLLMQTLADFLDAPVVRPMVAETTCLGAAYAAGLAVGFWPDTDALRANWRRAAEWTPRMDADTRDREYKSWLKAVERTMGWIEDEE from the coding sequence GTGACCGACGCACACACCACCGGACCGTTCATCGCTGCCATCGACCAGGGCACCACGTCGAGCCGCTGCATCGTCTTCGACAAGGACGGCCGGATCGTCTCCGTCGACCAGAAGGAGCACGAGCAGATCTTCCCGAAGCCGGGCTGGGTCGAGCACGACGCGGCCGAGATCTGGGAGAACGTCCAGGAAGTCGTCGCCGGCGCCGTCGTCAAGGCGGGCATCACCGCCGCCGACGTCAAGGCGATCGGCATCACCAACCAGCGCGAGACCACGCTGCTCTGGGACAAGAACACCGGTGAGCCCGTCCACAACGCCATCGTCTGGCAGGACACCCGCACGGACGCGCTCTGCAAGGAACTCGGCCGCAACGTCGGCCAGGACCGCTTCCGCCGCGAGACCGGGCTGCCGCTCGCCTCGTACTTCGCCGGCCCCAAGGTGCGCTGGCTGCTCGACAACGTCGAGGGCCTGCGCGAGCGCGCCGAGCGCGGGGACATCCTCTTCGGCACCATGGACTCCTGGGTCATCTGGAACCTGACCGGTGGCACCGAGGGCGGCGTCCATGTCACCGACGTCACCAACGCCTCGCGCACCCTCCTGATGAACCTGCACACCATGGCGTGGGACGAAAAGATCCTCGCGTCCATGGACATCCCGGCGGCCGTGCTGCCCGAGATCCGCTCCTCCGCCGAGGTGTACGGCACCGCGAAGGAGGGCGTCCTGGCCGGCGTCCCGGTCGCGTCCGCGCTCGGCGACCAGCAGGCAGCCCTCTTCGGCCAGACCTGTTTCTCCGAGGGCGAGGCCAAGTCCACGTACGGCACCGGCACCTTCATGCTGATGAACACCGGTGAGACGCCCGTCAACTCGTACAACGGGCTGCTGACGACCGTCGGTTACCGGATCGGCGACCAGAAGCCGGTCTACGCCCTGGAAGGCTCCATCGCCGTCACCGGCTCGCTGGTGCAGTGGATGCGCGACCAGATGGGCCTGATCAACTCCGCGGCCGAGATCGAGACGCTCGCCTCGTCGGTCGAGGACAACGGCGGTGCGTACTTCGTGCCCGCCTTCTCCGGCCTGTTCGCCCCGTACTGGCGTTCCGACGCCCGCGGCGTCATCGCCGGCCTGACCAGGTACGTCACCAAGGCGCACATCGCCCGTGCCGTACTGGAGGCCACCGCCTGGCAGACCCGCGAGATCACCGACGCCATGACCAAGGACTCGGGGGTCGAGTTGACGGCCCTCAAGGTCGACGGCGGCATGACCTCCAACAACTTGCTGATGCAGACGCTCGCCGACTTCCTGGACGCACCCGTGGTGCGTCCCATGGTCGCCGAGACGACCTGCCTCGGCGCCGCCTACGCCGCCGGTCTCGCCGTCGGCTTCTGGCCGGACACCGACGCGCTGCGTGCCAACTGGCGCCGGGCCGCCGAGTGGACCCCCCGCATGGACGCGGACACCCGCGACCGCGAGTACAAGAGCTGGCTCAAGGCCGTGGAACGGACCATGGGCTGGATCGAAGACGAGGAGTAA
- a CDS encoding ABC transporter permease, producing MTGTVRPPAAEDIESALKGPLAGDSPLNRLKLIRWSDFSLVPVILVLMVIGFIVSPVFLSSENLINVIQQSSELSLLVLAQAFILICGRMDLSLESTIGIAPVIALWLVLPAEGDRFAGLGVMPAWTAIPLCLLAGVAIGAFNGFLMLKLRVNGFIATLGMLMMLRGLHIGITEGKSIIDVPASFSYLGKAAWLGAPAAVWICLALFAVGGAALAWTRHGRSLYAIGGNPEAARAAGIRVDRITWIVLAIGGLLAAFAGILYTGHYGSVGASQGKDMIFDVMAAAVIGGIGLKGGRGTIFGALTGVLTLRLVVNVMTLAGVPGQWEKFLNGAIIIIALAASRYASREEQD from the coding sequence ATGACCGGCACGGTACGGCCCCCGGCGGCCGAAGACATCGAGAGCGCGCTGAAGGGTCCGCTCGCGGGCGACAGCCCGCTGAACCGGCTGAAGCTGATCCGGTGGAGCGATTTCTCCTTGGTGCCGGTGATCCTTGTGCTGATGGTGATCGGGTTCATCGTCTCGCCGGTGTTCCTGTCCTCCGAGAACCTGATCAACGTCATCCAGCAGTCCTCCGAGCTCAGCCTGCTGGTGCTCGCCCAGGCCTTCATCCTGATCTGCGGGCGGATGGACCTGTCGCTGGAGTCGACGATCGGTATCGCGCCGGTCATCGCGCTGTGGCTGGTTCTGCCGGCGGAGGGCGATCGATTCGCAGGCCTGGGAGTGATGCCCGCCTGGACGGCGATCCCGCTCTGTCTGCTGGCCGGAGTCGCGATCGGTGCCTTCAACGGCTTTCTGATGCTGAAGCTGCGCGTCAACGGCTTCATCGCGACGCTCGGCATGCTGATGATGCTGCGCGGTCTCCACATCGGCATCACCGAGGGCAAGTCGATCATCGACGTCCCGGCTTCCTTCAGCTACCTGGGCAAGGCCGCCTGGCTCGGTGCCCCGGCAGCCGTCTGGATCTGCCTGGCGCTGTTCGCCGTCGGAGGCGCGGCGCTGGCCTGGACGCGGCACGGGCGTTCGCTCTACGCGATCGGCGGCAACCCGGAGGCGGCGCGGGCAGCCGGCATCCGAGTCGACCGGATCACCTGGATCGTCCTGGCCATCGGCGGGCTGCTCGCGGCCTTCGCCGGCATTCTCTACACCGGTCACTACGGATCGGTGGGGGCCTCACAGGGTAAAGACATGATCTTCGACGTCATGGCGGCCGCCGTGATCGGCGGAATCGGCCTGAAGGGAGGTCGAGGCACGATATTCGGCGCGCTCACCGGCGTGCTCACCCTTCGGCTGGTCGTCAATGTGATGACCCTGGCCGGTGTTCCGGGCCAGTGGGAGAAGTTCCTCAACGGCGCCATCATCATCATCGCCCTGGCCGCCTCGCGCTACGCGAGCCGCGAGGAACAGGACTGA
- a CDS encoding sugar ABC transporter substrate-binding protein, whose protein sequence is MRVRTTSAAVCAVLLAVTALAGCNRESTDDGAGAGKVGIDLPRSDSDFWNSYQSYIEKGVKAGDVKALPLTNSQNDIGKLVANVQTFTDQGAKAVVMAPQDTGAIAESLNTLNDKKIPVVSVDTRPDKGNVYMVVRADNKAYGTNACKYLGEQLKGKGKVVEFQGDLSSINGRDRSQAFKSCMDKDYPGIKVFELATDWKGDVASAKLQSTLAAHPDINGIYMQAGGVFLQPTLALLEQKKLLKPAGTAGHITIISNDGIPEEFDAIRSGKIDATISQPADLYAKYALYYAKAALDGKTFKEGPTDHDSNIIKIPNGFEDQLPAPLVTKENVDDPKLWANQLEKKS, encoded by the coding sequence ATGAGAGTGCGTACGACAAGTGCGGCAGTCTGCGCCGTACTGCTGGCCGTCACTGCCCTCGCGGGCTGCAACCGCGAGTCCACCGACGACGGCGCCGGCGCCGGGAAGGTCGGCATCGACCTGCCGCGCAGCGACAGCGACTTCTGGAACTCGTACCAGAGCTACATCGAGAAGGGCGTCAAGGCGGGCGACGTCAAGGCACTGCCCCTGACCAACTCCCAGAACGACATAGGCAAGCTCGTCGCCAACGTCCAGACCTTCACCGACCAGGGCGCCAAGGCCGTGGTGATGGCCCCGCAGGACACCGGCGCCATCGCCGAGTCGCTGAACACGCTGAACGACAAGAAGATCCCGGTCGTCAGTGTCGACACCCGCCCCGACAAGGGCAACGTCTACATGGTGGTGCGTGCCGACAACAAGGCGTACGGCACCAACGCCTGCAAGTACCTCGGCGAGCAGCTGAAGGGCAAGGGCAAGGTCGTCGAGTTCCAGGGCGACCTGTCCTCGATCAACGGCCGCGACCGGTCCCAGGCCTTCAAGTCCTGCATGGACAAGGACTACCCGGGCATCAAGGTCTTCGAGCTGGCCACCGACTGGAAGGGCGACGTGGCGTCCGCCAAACTCCAGTCGACGCTCGCCGCGCACCCCGACATCAACGGCATCTACATGCAGGCCGGCGGCGTCTTCCTGCAGCCCACGCTCGCGCTCCTGGAGCAGAAGAAACTGCTGAAGCCGGCCGGTACGGCGGGTCACATCACGATCATCTCGAACGACGGCATCCCGGAGGAGTTCGACGCCATCAGGTCGGGCAAGATCGACGCGACGATCTCCCAGCCCGCCGACCTGTACGCGAAGTACGCCCTGTACTACGCCAAGGCGGCCCTGGACGGCAAGACCTTCAAGGAAGGCCCGACCGACCACGACTCGAACATCATCAAGATTCCCAATGGTTTCGAGGACCAGCTCCCCGCGCCTCTGGTGACCAAGGAAAACGTGGACGACCCGAAACTGTGGGCCAATCAGCTGGAGAAGAAGAGCTAG
- a CDS encoding FadR/GntR family transcriptional regulator: protein MAVTDEAIEKIKGMIVSGALRPGDRLPKESELAAELGLSRNSLREAVRALSLIRILDVRQGDGTYVTSLDPQLLLEALSFVVDFHRDDTVLEFLAVRRILEPAATAMAATRITEAQLDVLSSQLDALGAQPSVEELVASDLEFHRGIVQSSGNSVLCSLLDGLSGPTTRARVWRGLTQEDAVSRTLHEHRAILSALRDRDTEAARSWATVHVASVEQWLRSTL from the coding sequence ATGGCTGTCACCGACGAGGCGATCGAGAAGATCAAGGGAATGATCGTCTCGGGCGCGCTACGGCCCGGCGACCGTCTGCCCAAGGAGAGCGAACTCGCGGCGGAGCTCGGGCTGTCCCGCAACTCGCTGCGCGAGGCGGTCCGCGCCCTTTCCCTGATCCGTATCCTCGATGTCCGGCAGGGCGACGGTACGTACGTCACCAGCCTCGACCCTCAGTTGCTGCTGGAGGCACTGAGCTTCGTCGTGGACTTCCACCGCGACGACACGGTGCTGGAGTTCCTGGCAGTCCGCCGGATCCTGGAGCCGGCCGCGACGGCCATGGCCGCGACCCGGATCACCGAGGCCCAACTCGACGTACTGAGTTCTCAGTTGGACGCGCTCGGCGCGCAGCCCTCGGTGGAGGAGCTGGTCGCCAGCGATCTGGAGTTCCACCGCGGCATCGTGCAGTCGTCCGGGAACTCGGTGCTCTGCTCCCTGCTCGACGGTCTCTCCGGGCCGACGACACGAGCCCGCGTGTGGCGCGGCCTGACGCAGGAGGACGCGGTCAGCCGCACGCTGCACGAGCACCGGGCGATCCTGTCGGCGCTGCGGGACCGGGACACGGAGGCGGCGCGGTCGTGGGCGACGGTGCATGTTGCGAGCGTGGAGCAGTGGCTGCGTTCGACGCTTTAG
- a CDS encoding sugar ABC transporter ATP-binding protein, producing MDLAPPPAVQAEGVVKRFGPTVALDGVKLTVQPGESHALVGRNGAGKSTLVSVLTGLHKADAGTVTFGGEPAPAFGDTTAWQSKVACVYQKSMVVPDLTVAENLFLNRFDDNARWISWGRLRKRAEQLLADYGVQVDPNTRARDLAVEQRQFVEIARALSFGARLIILDEPTAQLDARGIGRLFDKLRELQSQGVAFLFISHHLQEVYELCTTVTVYRDARHVLTAPVADVAKDELVSAMTGEKSGGAVAWHATGTATPPATSVQPVLSTQGLTLEGWFEPVDLQVRPGEVLGLAGSAASGNTALGEVLSGMRKAGGGTVRVHGAAVRSGSVPHALDAGIGYIPEDRHDQGLVLGRSVAENATLTVTDQLGPWGTVLPSRTREFARAMINSLDIKTQGPEQPVSGLSGGNQQKVVVARALARKPSVLVAVRPTAGVDVKSKDSLLGVVRQVADQGNAAVIISDELDDLRVCDRVLALFHGRVVATFASGWTDGELVAAMEGVGERE from the coding sequence ATGGACCTGGCACCACCACCTGCCGTACAGGCAGAAGGCGTCGTCAAACGCTTCGGGCCCACCGTTGCGCTCGACGGGGTGAAGCTCACCGTGCAGCCCGGTGAGTCGCACGCCCTCGTCGGCCGCAACGGTGCGGGCAAGTCGACGCTGGTCAGCGTCCTGACCGGACTCCACAAGGCGGACGCCGGCACGGTCACGTTCGGCGGGGAGCCCGCGCCCGCCTTCGGGGACACCACGGCCTGGCAGTCGAAGGTCGCATGCGTCTACCAGAAGTCCATGGTCGTCCCCGACCTGACCGTGGCCGAGAACCTCTTCCTCAACCGGTTCGACGACAATGCCCGCTGGATCAGCTGGGGGCGGCTGCGCAAGCGCGCGGAGCAACTCCTCGCCGACTACGGCGTCCAGGTCGACCCCAACACCCGGGCGCGCGATCTCGCCGTCGAGCAGCGGCAGTTCGTCGAGATCGCCCGGGCGTTGTCCTTCGGCGCGCGGCTGATCATCCTCGACGAGCCGACCGCCCAGCTCGACGCCCGGGGCATCGGGCGGCTCTTCGACAAGCTCCGGGAACTGCAGAGCCAGGGAGTGGCGTTCCTCTTCATCTCCCACCATCTGCAGGAGGTGTACGAACTGTGCACGACGGTCACCGTCTACCGCGACGCTCGGCACGTCCTGACCGCCCCGGTCGCCGACGTCGCGAAGGACGAACTGGTGTCGGCGATGACGGGTGAGAAGTCTGGCGGCGCCGTCGCCTGGCATGCGACCGGCACCGCCACGCCGCCCGCCACGTCGGTCCAACCCGTTCTGAGCACCCAAGGGCTCACCCTGGAGGGCTGGTTCGAACCAGTGGACCTCCAGGTGCGCCCCGGTGAGGTGCTCGGCCTGGCCGGTTCCGCCGCCAGCGGCAACACCGCACTGGGCGAGGTGCTGTCGGGCATGCGCAAGGCGGGCGGCGGCACGGTCCGGGTGCACGGTGCGGCCGTGCGCTCGGGAAGTGTGCCGCATGCGCTGGATGCCGGGATCGGCTACATCCCCGAGGACCGGCACGACCAGGGCCTCGTCCTCGGACGCAGCGTCGCCGAGAACGCCACCCTCACGGTCACCGACCAGCTCGGCCCGTGGGGGACCGTACTGCCCTCCCGTACCAGGGAGTTCGCCCGAGCCATGATCAACTCGCTGGACATCAAGACCCAGGGGCCGGAGCAGCCCGTCTCCGGGCTCTCCGGCGGCAACCAGCAGAAGGTGGTGGTCGCCCGCGCGCTGGCTCGCAAGCCCAGTGTGCTGGTGGCGGTCCGGCCCACCGCGGGCGTGGACGTCAAGTCCAAGGACTCGCTCCTCGGGGTCGTACGGCAGGTCGCCGACCAGGGGAACGCCGCAGTGATCATCTCCGACGAGCTGGACGATCTACGGGTCTGCGACCGCGTACTCGCCCTGTTCCACGGACGTGTGGTCGCTACATTCGCAAGCGGGTGGACCGACGGAGAACTCGTCGCCGCCATGGAAGGTGTGGGGGAAAGGGAATGA
- a CDS encoding glycerol-3-phosphate dehydrogenase/oxidase, with product MTTLQSVPALGTHPASGSLPSRAETREQLSKATYDLLVIGGGILGISTAWHAAQSGLRVALVDAGDFAGATSSASSKLLHGGLRYLQTGAVKLVAENHFERRAVSRQVAPHLANPLTFYLPVYKGGPHGAAKLGAGVFAYSALSAFGDGVGHVISPAKAQRDVPELRTDNLKAVAVYGDDQMNDARMALMTVRAAVDAGAVVLNHAAVTGLRFTKGRVTGADLEDRTDGTEFGVTARLVLNATGPWVDHLRKMEDPNAAPSIRLSKGAHLVLKRTRPWKAALATPIDKYRITFALPWEDMLLLGTTDEEYEGDPADVAVNEKDTAQILDEAAFSIKDQQLSRDLITYSFAGLRVLPGGPGDTSKAKRETVVTEGRGGMLSVAGGKWTTFRHIGRTVMNKLAALPGHPLAEDMEPMARLPKKLPLPGIANPNAVAHRLLVDGGTPGPRMAADTARHLATHYGSLSFDIARLANDNPALAERIHPEAPEIWAQVAYARDHEWAETADDVLRRRTTLTIRGLATDEIRTRVEGLLADKG from the coding sequence ATGACCACCCTGCAGAGCGTCCCGGCCCTCGGGACGCACCCGGCCTCCGGCTCCCTTCCGAGCCGTGCCGAGACTCGGGAGCAGCTCTCCAAGGCGACGTACGACCTCCTGGTGATCGGTGGCGGCATCCTGGGCATCTCCACCGCCTGGCACGCCGCGCAGTCCGGGCTGCGGGTGGCTCTGGTGGACGCCGGCGACTTCGCCGGCGCCACCTCCTCCGCCTCCTCCAAGCTGCTCCACGGCGGCCTGCGCTACCTGCAGACCGGCGCGGTGAAGCTGGTCGCGGAGAACCACTTCGAGCGACGTGCGGTGTCCCGCCAGGTGGCCCCGCACCTGGCCAACCCGCTCACCTTCTACCTGCCCGTCTACAAGGGCGGGCCGCACGGCGCGGCCAAGCTGGGCGCGGGCGTGTTCGCGTACTCGGCGCTGTCCGCGTTCGGCGACGGCGTCGGCCATGTGATCAGCCCGGCGAAGGCGCAGCGCGATGTGCCCGAGCTGCGTACGGACAATCTGAAGGCCGTCGCGGTGTACGGCGACGACCAGATGAACGACGCCCGGATGGCACTGATGACGGTCCGTGCGGCCGTCGACGCGGGCGCGGTCGTCCTCAACCACGCCGCGGTGACCGGGCTGCGGTTCACCAAGGGGCGGGTGACGGGCGCCGACCTGGAGGACCGTACGGACGGCACGGAGTTCGGCGTCACCGCCCGGCTCGTGCTGAACGCCACCGGCCCGTGGGTCGACCACCTGCGGAAGATGGAGGACCCGAACGCGGCGCCTTCGATACGTCTGTCCAAGGGCGCGCACCTCGTCCTGAAGCGCACCCGCCCCTGGAAGGCGGCGCTCGCCACCCCGATCGACAAGTACCGCATCACGTTCGCCCTGCCCTGGGAGGACATGCTGCTGCTGGGCACGACGGACGAGGAGTACGAGGGCGATCCGGCGGACGTCGCGGTCAACGAGAAGGACACCGCGCAGATCCTGGACGAGGCGGCGTTCTCGATCAAGGACCAGCAGTTGTCGCGCGATCTGATCACGTACTCCTTCGCAGGCCTGCGGGTGCTGCCGGGCGGTCCCGGCGACACCTCCAAGGCCAAGCGCGAGACGGTCGTGACGGAGGGCCGCGGCGGGATGCTGTCGGTCGCGGGCGGCAAGTGGACGACGTTCCGTCACATCGGCCGTACGGTGATGAACAAGCTGGCCGCGCTCCCCGGGCACCCACTGGCCGAGGACATGGAGCCGATGGCCCGTCTGCCGAAGAAGCTCCCCCTGCCCGGTATCGCCAACCCGAACGCGGTCGCGCACCGGCTGCTGGTCGACGGCGGAACGCCCGGACCGCGGATGGCCGCCGACACCGCGCGGCACCTCGCCACCCACTACGGCTCGCTGTCCTTCGACATCGCGCGGCTGGCGAACGACAACCCGGCGCTGGCCGAGCGCATCCACCCGGAGGCGCCGGAGATCTGGGCGCAGGTCGCGTACGCGCGCGACCACGAATGGGCCGAGACGGCCGACGACGTGCTACGTCGCCGGACGACGCTGACGATCCGCGGCCTGGCCACGGACGAGATCCGGACCAGGGTCGAGGGTCTGCTGGCCGACAAGGGCTGA